A section of the Candidatus Binatia bacterium genome encodes:
- a CDS encoding radical SAM protein, whose amino-acid sequence MLNGQGNPSGGGNPTLIHAHASRIDVKIGFACNNRCEFCVQGEKRSQYGPRSIEQMRGDLEDGRRRGAAGIVITGGEPTIHPTVLTVARLAREMGYATVQIQSNGRMFSHRPFCEEAMAAGANEFALALHGAVAETHDRLTRAPGAFRQVVAGIRNLVQLDQRVLMNTVITSANYRELPDIARLFVRLGVLQYQYAFVHILGTAAKNATWLVPRKTEVMPYVKAGLDVGRAAGVRCMTEAIPFCFMRGYEDCVAEQIIPRTVVFDAEVTLEDYTAYRQTEGKAKGPMCERCVYFQRCEGPWVEYPALFGWDELCPVETLPAPPAPA is encoded by the coding sequence ATGCTCAACGGCCAGGGTAACCCGTCCGGGGGGGGCAACCCCACCCTTATCCATGCGCACGCGTCGCGCATCGACGTGAAGATCGGCTTCGCCTGCAACAACCGCTGCGAATTCTGCGTCCAAGGAGAAAAGCGATCGCAGTACGGACCGCGATCGATCGAGCAGATGCGCGGCGACCTGGAGGACGGGCGGCGGCGCGGCGCCGCCGGCATCGTCATTACGGGCGGCGAGCCGACCATCCACCCCACCGTGCTCACCGTCGCCCGGCTGGCGCGCGAGATGGGTTACGCAACCGTGCAAATCCAGTCGAACGGTCGCATGTTCTCCCACCGGCCGTTCTGCGAAGAGGCGATGGCCGCCGGCGCCAACGAGTTTGCCCTCGCCCTGCACGGCGCCGTGGCAGAAACCCACGACCGTCTGACCCGCGCCCCCGGGGCATTCCGCCAGGTGGTCGCCGGCATCCGCAACCTCGTGCAGCTCGACCAGCGCGTGCTCATGAACACGGTGATCACCTCGGCGAATTATCGCGAGCTGCCAGATATCGCCCGGCTGTTCGTGCGGCTCGGGGTCCTGCAGTACCAGTATGCCTTCGTGCACATCCTCGGAACCGCCGCGAAGAACGCCACCTGGCTGGTCCCGCGCAAGACCGAGGTGATGCCGTACGTCAAGGCAGGGCTGGACGTGGGCCGCGCCGCCGGCGTGCGCTGCATGACCGAGGCCATCCCGTTCTGCTTCATGCGCGGCTACGAAGACTGCGTCGCCGAGCAGATCATCCCGCGCACGGTCGTCTTCGATGCCGAGGTGACCCTGGAGGACTACACCGCGTACCGCCAGACCGAGGGCAAGGCCAAGGGGCCGATGTGCGAGCGCTGCGTGTACTTCCAGCGCTGCGAGGGTCCGTGGGTCGAGTACCCGGCGCTCTTCGGCTGGGACGAGTTGTGCCCGGTCGAGACGCTGCCGGCGCCACCCGCCCCGGCCTAA
- a CDS encoding radical SAM protein: MRRELPLTPGNRQGVDLRLPSLAGPPTFPWRHSPAATSRQRPATEVLAAARAAAEQPGAFLLGGGEPLRRADLVELIAHLAPLRPFNLGLCTFGYGITAALVQRLRDAGLHRVHVPVHCARQDAHDWLVGQPGALRTALRAIRTCVAGGLPVTADIVLSRPAAPHLVETVEVLARLGVRAINLRRLAAGDTDAAGFVALSPRLGLLEPTLERAAAVALERRVKLRLRDLPLCTAPRLRSLYARRESEAWVMPDGTVQACTAAGIGCPGCPESPTCNGAPPDYVARFGWEEFADRRCAAERLHETVTEARTAARAVPTAPMVFSWRGPPRVRCETCADAGDTLPPATRTGEPTRAIRARLVRAARYRPLVLQLVGADLLAHPRAVALVHDAIRLFRHVEVAAEASPTVDWSDLDLRRLRELRRLDVALYGPDAAAHDAHCGIPGAFAAMLRGVERLRAETAIPIGGYAVVHDARSVAAFATAWDAGRLPGSPRFRLSPRGGAMDELIECARQLPAGPARTALLAVLPRCLLCAEPGLGAGRDTADVVAPAVAARRQTVACGRPIPYRPRGSDPVGEFEPCVGGAASCGLPDCTGFAVGWQHNARSQRCLVTR, translated from the coding sequence GTGCGTCGCGAACTGCCCCTGACGCCCGGGAACCGGCAAGGCGTGGATCTGCGCCTGCCCTCACTCGCGGGTCCGCCGACCTTTCCCTGGCGGCACTCCCCTGCCGCCACGAGCCGCCAACGCCCAGCCACCGAGGTCCTCGCCGCGGCCCGTGCCGCCGCCGAACAGCCCGGGGCGTTCCTGCTCGGTGGTGGCGAACCGCTGCGCCGCGCCGATCTGGTGGAGCTTATCGCGCATCTTGCGCCACTGCGGCCCTTTAACCTCGGCCTGTGCACGTTCGGCTACGGCATCACGGCAGCGCTGGTGCAGCGCCTGCGCGACGCCGGCCTGCACCGGGTACACGTGCCGGTTCACTGCGCCCGGCAGGACGCGCACGACTGGCTGGTCGGCCAGCCCGGCGCGCTCAGGACGGCTCTGCGGGCGATCCGCACCTGCGTCGCGGGGGGTCTGCCCGTGACGGCGGATATCGTGTTATCGCGCCCGGCAGCGCCCCATCTGGTCGAGACCGTGGAGGTTCTGGCCCGCCTGGGCGTACGCGCCATCAACCTCCGGCGCCTCGCCGCCGGCGACACCGACGCCGCCGGCTTCGTCGCCCTGTCGCCGCGCCTCGGCCTCCTCGAACCCACCCTGGAACGCGCCGCCGCCGTGGCACTCGAACGCCGGGTGAAGTTGCGCCTGCGTGACCTGCCCCTGTGCACGGCACCGCGCCTGCGGTCGCTTTACGCCCGCCGTGAAAGCGAGGCCTGGGTAATGCCGGACGGCACCGTGCAAGCGTGCACGGCAGCCGGCATCGGCTGCCCGGGTTGCCCCGAATCGCCCACCTGCAACGGGGCGCCGCCCGACTACGTCGCACGGTTCGGCTGGGAGGAGTTCGCCGATCGACGGTGCGCGGCGGAACGACTGCACGAGACGGTGACGGAGGCGCGCACCGCAGCCCGGGCAGTGCCGACGGCACCAATGGTTTTCTCCTGGCGTGGCCCGCCGCGCGTGCGCTGCGAAACCTGCGCAGACGCGGGGGACACCCTGCCGCCCGCAACCCGGACCGGCGAGCCGACACGGGCGATCCGCGCTCGTCTGGTCAGGGCGGCTCGGTACCGGCCGCTCGTGTTGCAACTGGTGGGGGCCGATCTCCTCGCCCATCCCCGAGCCGTCGCTCTCGTGCACGACGCCATCCGCCTGTTCCGCCACGTTGAAGTCGCCGCCGAGGCCAGCCCCACGGTCGATTGGTCGGACCTCGATCTGCGGCGGCTGAGAGAGCTTCGCCGCCTGGACGTCGCCCTGTACGGTCCCGACGCAGCCGCCCACGACGCGCACTGTGGCATCCCCGGTGCGTTCGCCGCGATGCTGCGCGGGGTCGAGCGCTTGCGCGCCGAGACGGCAATTCCCATCGGCGGTTACGCCGTCGTACACGATGCTCGTTCCGTCGCGGCCTTTGCCACAGCCTGGGATGCCGGACGCTTACCGGGCTCGCCCCGCTTTCGCCTCTCCCCCCGCGGCGGCGCGATGGACGAACTGATCGAGTGCGCGCGCCAACTACCCGCGGGACCGGCGCGTACGGCGCTGCTCGCCGTGCTGCCGCGCTGCCTCCTGTGCGCCGAGCCCGGGCTCGGCGCCGGCCGCGACACCGCCGATGTCGTCGCGCCCGCCGTCGCGGCGCGGCGCCAAACCGTGGCCTGCGGCAGGCCAATCCCCTACCGGCCCCGCGGGTCAGATCCCGTCGGAGAGTTCGAACCCTGCGTCGGCGGCGCGGCATCGTGCGGGCTCCCCGACTGCACCGGATTTGCGGTGGGCTGGCAACACAATGCGAGGTCGCAACGATGTCTGGTGACACGCTGA
- a CDS encoding radical SAM protein translates to MSGDTLKGAMLARERVANVRKHWVRCVTACNSRCIFCLDTDAPRNVYVPADDVRRELLRGREQYNADKVILSGGEGSIHPQFIDFIRYAREIGYERVQTVTNGVLFARSEFYREAVAAGLGEITFSLHGHTPELHDRLTGTPGAFRKLMKGMIRAARDGRVIVNVDICINKQNVAVIDQIVELCLSIGVREFDLLHVIPQGVAFENRDQLFYDPIDYLPRLQKVFRLNRHPSVVVWTNRFPVEFLEDLEDLIQDPHKMLDEVNGRRYQVRRYLDEGVPLECRQQERCQYCFIEPFCNTADRVIERQNRAAWDIWWIGAIDDPAVPATESLTAATLPFGCHSVGIEIADLADLERHAIPADVGIYVLPHRVSRLPNRAAVAYPLLIAVRDAAALEVLLAEPALPAGVDLEIQLTQNTAPWLLANRARVSTHQSRLRIHHPNHELLKDAVANNVADPKAFFAALDLPVRVSGLPACLAPHTELAEAPAVLHQTLFERDSGRIDIRELARTHVIEGYWGKSLRCRNCVVDARCDGAHINFLRDRGFAQLQPLIDGAWAEAAAAQLARLRPQAPARLRDGRPPEPVAPSLPGHEAPQPTPVEPLIVLGQQVRERREQRRRQAQKAAPPAA, encoded by the coding sequence ATGTCTGGTGACACGCTGAAGGGAGCCATGCTGGCGCGCGAGCGCGTCGCCAACGTACGCAAGCACTGGGTCCGCTGCGTGACCGCCTGCAACAGCCGCTGCATCTTCTGTCTGGATACCGACGCGCCGCGCAACGTGTACGTCCCCGCCGACGACGTCCGGCGCGAACTCCTGCGCGGCCGCGAACAGTACAATGCCGACAAGGTCATCCTGTCCGGCGGCGAGGGCTCGATCCATCCGCAGTTCATCGACTTCATTCGCTACGCCAGGGAAATCGGCTACGAACGCGTCCAGACCGTCACCAACGGCGTGCTGTTCGCTCGATCCGAGTTCTACCGGGAAGCCGTCGCCGCCGGACTTGGCGAGATAACGTTCAGCCTTCACGGCCATACCCCGGAACTGCACGATCGCCTCACCGGCACCCCGGGCGCGTTCCGCAAGCTGATGAAGGGAATGATCCGTGCCGCACGCGACGGGCGCGTCATCGTCAACGTCGACATCTGCATCAACAAACAGAACGTGGCCGTCATCGACCAGATCGTCGAGTTGTGCCTGTCGATCGGGGTCCGCGAGTTCGATCTCTTGCACGTGATCCCCCAGGGGGTGGCCTTCGAGAACCGGGACCAGCTCTTCTACGACCCGATCGATTATCTTCCCCGCCTCCAGAAGGTCTTTCGCCTGAACCGCCACCCCAGTGTCGTGGTGTGGACGAACCGCTTTCCGGTGGAATTTCTCGAGGACCTCGAAGACCTCATTCAAGACCCGCACAAGATGCTCGACGAGGTCAACGGCCGGCGCTACCAGGTGCGCCGCTATCTCGACGAAGGCGTTCCCCTCGAATGCCGGCAGCAGGAACGCTGCCAGTACTGCTTCATCGAACCGTTCTGCAACACGGCGGACCGCGTCATCGAGCGCCAGAACCGCGCCGCATGGGACATCTGGTGGATCGGGGCGATCGACGACCCGGCGGTGCCGGCGACCGAGTCGCTCACCGCCGCCACGCTCCCCTTCGGTTGCCATAGCGTGGGCATCGAAATCGCCGACCTGGCCGACCTCGAACGGCACGCCATCCCCGCCGACGTCGGCATCTACGTTCTGCCGCACCGGGTGTCGCGCCTGCCGAACCGCGCGGCGGTTGCCTACCCCCTGCTCATCGCCGTTCGCGACGCCGCGGCGCTGGAGGTCCTGCTGGCCGAACCGGCCTTACCGGCCGGCGTGGACCTGGAAATCCAGCTCACGCAGAACACCGCGCCATGGTTGCTCGCCAACCGCGCCCGTGTGAGCACGCACCAGTCGCGCCTGCGCATACACCACCCGAACCACGAACTGCTGAAGGACGCGGTGGCCAACAACGTCGCCGATCCGAAGGCGTTCTTCGCGGCACTCGATCTCCCGGTGCGCGTGAGCGGCCTGCCGGCTTGTCTGGCGCCGCACACCGAACTCGCCGAGGCGCCGGCCGTACTGCACCAGACGCTCTTCGAGCGCGACAGCGGCAGAATCGACATCCGCGAGTTGGCGCGCACGCACGTCATCGAGGGCTACTGGGGCAAGTCGCTGCGCTGCCGCAACTGCGTGGTCGATGCCCGCTGCGACGGGGCGCACATCAACTTCCTGCGCGATCGGGGATTCGCCCAACTGCAACCGCTGATCGACGGGGCCTGGGCCGAGGCCGCCGCGGCCCAACTCGCGCGGCTGCGCCCGCAAGCTCCGGCACGGCTGCGCGACGGCCGGCCTCCGGAACCCGTGGCCCCCAGCCTGCCCGGCCACGAGGCGCCGCAGCCCACGCCGGTCGAACCGCTGATCGTTCTCGGACAACAGGTGCGCGAGCGCCGCGAGCAGCGCCGGCGGCAAGCCCAGAAAGCGGCACCGCCGGCGGCTTAG